One region of Turicibacter bilis genomic DNA includes:
- a CDS encoding IS4 family transposase, producing the protein MLPPFKKFMLLPKEMQATFSELKISSHLRQANIKKSKGFSCLYLFTLIFLLTFHHRTWFQSKFCDRKASDLPGKDVVYRFLSTSTYNWRRFLLSLSSYVISLCTKLTTDDRVNVLIVDDSLFERHRSKKVELLSTVYDHVSHKYLKGFQLLTLGWSDGYSFIPCNFSLMVSAKKLLVNLSSEIDKRSSGYKRRIEALIDKPTATLNLVKQTLSQGIAADYLLMDSWFTEAPLIKEVMNEGLDVIGMVKKTSKRFYQYKGKKFPLQTLITHCNVNQKIFSHQEGSLGSIQVKLNNGIPVKIVFIRHRKYKTEWLAILSTNTSLSDEEIIRIYGYRWDIEVFFKCNKSHLKLNKEFQCRSYDSMIGHTTIVFTRYIFLAWENRKTNDPKTLGMIFYDYCSEVKDVDLETALKGLLTMVQEIIDLGEREITINTEVVKKQLDNWMMTLPNYIKGLLGFSLCES; encoded by the coding sequence ATGTTACCACCATTTAAAAAATTTATGCTTTTACCCAAAGAAATGCAAGCAACTTTTTCTGAACTAAAAATCAGTTCCCATTTACGCCAAGCTAACATTAAAAAATCTAAGGGGTTCTCTTGTCTTTACCTCTTTACGTTGATTTTTCTATTAACTTTTCATCATAGAACGTGGTTTCAATCTAAATTCTGTGATCGTAAAGCTTCTGATTTACCAGGAAAAGATGTGGTCTACCGCTTTTTAAGTACCTCTACTTACAATTGGCGTCGCTTCTTGCTTTCTTTAAGCTCTTACGTGATTTCACTTTGTACGAAACTCACAACGGATGATCGTGTTAATGTTTTAATTGTAGATGACTCTTTATTTGAACGTCATCGTAGTAAAAAAGTAGAGCTACTTTCAACGGTTTATGATCATGTCAGTCATAAGTATCTCAAAGGATTTCAACTGTTAACGCTTGGATGGTCGGATGGATATTCATTTATCCCTTGTAATTTTTCATTAATGGTAAGTGCCAAGAAGTTACTAGTCAATCTTTCATCAGAGATCGATAAACGCAGTAGTGGGTATAAGCGTCGTATAGAAGCACTGATCGATAAACCCACTGCCACTCTAAACTTGGTGAAACAAACTTTATCTCAAGGCATAGCAGCTGATTACCTCTTAATGGATTCGTGGTTCACAGAAGCTCCCTTAATTAAAGAAGTGATGAATGAGGGGCTTGATGTCATTGGGATGGTTAAAAAGACTTCTAAACGATTTTATCAGTATAAAGGAAAGAAATTCCCACTTCAAACATTGATAACACACTGTAACGTCAATCAAAAGATATTTTCTCATCAAGAGGGAAGTCTAGGATCCATTCAAGTTAAATTAAATAACGGCATTCCAGTTAAGATCGTCTTCATTCGTCATCGAAAATATAAAACAGAGTGGTTAGCGATTTTAAGTACAAACACAAGTTTAAGTGATGAAGAAATCATTAGGATCTATGGTTACCGTTGGGACATTGAAGTGTTTTTTAAGTGCAATAAATCTCACTTAAAATTGAATAAAGAATTTCAATGTCGTTCATATGACTCAATGATTGGACATACAACGATTGTTTTTACACGTTATATCTTTTTAGCGTGGGAGAATCGTAAAACGAATGACCCTAAAACATTAGGAATGATTTTTTATGACTACTGTTCAGAAGTCAAAGATGTGGATTTAGAAACAGCATTAAAAGGACTTTTAACGATGGTTCAAGAAATCATCGACCTAGGAGAAAGAGAAATTACAATTAACACAGAAGTAGTGAAAAAACAACTAGACAATTGGATGATGACTTTACCTAATTACATCAAGGGGTTATTAGGCTTTTCGTTGTGCGAAAGTTGA
- a CDS encoding nucleotidyltransferase: MKATGLIVEYNPFHNGHLYHLTKSIEQSNADVLIVVMSGHFTQRGEPTILNKWERTKMALANGADLVIELPYAYSCQHADLFAKGAVSILTHLHVNELIFGSESGNIDELIQLESITSGIDFQKAVRKWVQTGLSLPKANAKALEEFNFTKELGTSPNNTLGLYYIRAVNELQSPIKVGTLTRIHSDYRDQAPTHDKISSATSIRNLREQRADFSTFVPKNVQDILDEHYRQTNTYHTWETYFPFLKQKILTLTPKHLVEIHDVEEGIENRLYSAMMKSSSFEEFMDAVKTKRYTRTRIQRICANILTHTTKEWIHDLQLATGAPYVRLLGATPTGKQYLKSIKKDVNVPIYSKFDSKGHPMLKHEQSVTAAYSSILPEPHCTNLNIAEFSNFPLHFER; this comes from the coding sequence ATGAAAGCAACAGGTTTAATAGTTGAGTATAATCCATTTCATAATGGCCATTTATATCATCTCACAAAAAGCATTGAGCAATCAAATGCTGATGTCTTAATTGTCGTTATGAGTGGACATTTTACTCAACGTGGAGAACCAACGATCCTTAACAAATGGGAACGTACAAAAATGGCACTTGCAAATGGAGCCGATTTAGTAATCGAACTACCTTATGCCTATAGTTGCCAACATGCCGACTTATTTGCTAAAGGAGCCGTTTCTATTTTAACACATTTACACGTAAATGAATTAATTTTTGGTAGCGAAAGTGGAAATATTGACGAATTAATCCAATTAGAGTCGATCACTAGTGGAATTGATTTCCAAAAGGCTGTTCGTAAATGGGTACAAACCGGTCTAAGTTTACCAAAAGCGAATGCTAAAGCATTAGAAGAATTCAATTTTACGAAAGAACTTGGAACTTCGCCTAATAATACATTAGGACTTTATTATATTCGTGCGGTGAATGAATTACAAAGTCCAATCAAAGTTGGAACCTTAACACGCATTCATAGTGACTATCGTGATCAAGCCCCAACCCATGATAAAATTTCAAGTGCGACCTCAATCCGAAATCTGCGTGAACAACGTGCCGATTTTAGTACCTTTGTACCAAAAAACGTGCAAGATATTTTAGATGAACATTATCGTCAAACAAACACCTATCATACGTGGGAAACCTACTTCCCTTTTCTCAAACAAAAAATATTGACGTTAACACCAAAACATCTAGTTGAGATTCACGATGTCGAAGAAGGAATTGAAAATCGTTTGTATTCGGCGATGATGAAGAGTTCGTCATTCGAGGAATTTATGGATGCAGTGAAGACAAAACGCTACACGCGTACGCGTATTCAGCGCATTTGCGCCAACATTTTGACGCACACTACAAAAGAATGGATTCATGATTTACAACTAGCAACCGGAGCACCTTACGTTCGATTACTAGGGGCGACCCCAACTGGAAAGCAATATTTAAAGTCCATTAAAAAAGACGTCAATGTTCCTATTTATAGTAAATTCGATTCAAAAGGACATCCAATGCTAAAACATGAACAAAGTGTCACAGCCGCTTATAGCTCTATTTTACCCGAACCTCATTGTACAAATTTAAATATCGCGGAATTTTCAAATTTCCCACTACATTTTGAGCGTTAA
- a CDS encoding choline/ethanolamine kinase family protein produces MENIIKSVTAKALGVNEADVVIDYRLMGGMSNLMYVIVVNGERYTFRIPGKNAEVFVNREEELANIHIVDELGINNEMVYFETETGYKLSKFVDGTPLSEVENPEAYLEEVSKVLHVLHESGLKAHDDYRPYERLNAYEKLVTDFGYKHADKYFELKEEFLSNREFLDQFPKVICHNDSQISNMVVEADQTYLLDWEFTGNNDPMYDVACVGNKEFELALKFLPVYLGREPQVEESRRLYLWRAFQCLQWHNVALYKDLIGLSKDLGLDFNMIAAAYLTKAEQFLSGANQYK; encoded by the coding sequence ATGGAAAACATCATTAAATCGGTTACTGCTAAAGCATTAGGTGTAAACGAGGCAGATGTTGTTATTGATTACCGTTTAATGGGTGGGATGTCAAACTTAATGTACGTGATTGTTGTAAATGGAGAAAGATATACATTCCGTATTCCTGGAAAGAATGCCGAAGTATTTGTGAATCGTGAAGAAGAGTTAGCCAATATTCATATTGTTGATGAGTTAGGAATCAATAATGAAATGGTTTATTTCGAGACAGAAACAGGATACAAACTTTCTAAATTCGTTGATGGGACACCTTTAAGTGAGGTTGAAAATCCCGAAGCCTACTTAGAAGAGGTATCGAAAGTTTTACATGTGTTACATGAATCAGGATTAAAAGCACATGATGATTATCGTCCGTATGAACGTTTAAATGCTTATGAAAAATTAGTGACTGATTTTGGTTATAAACATGCGGATAAATATTTTGAATTAAAAGAAGAATTCTTAAGTAATCGTGAATTCTTAGATCAATTCCCAAAAGTCATCTGTCATAATGATAGCCAAATTTCAAACATGGTCGTTGAAGCGGATCAAACATATTTATTAGACTGGGAATTTACAGGAAATAACGATCCAATGTATGATGTGGCTTGTGTTGGAAATAAAGAGTTTGAATTGGCGTTAAAATTCTTACCCGTTTATTTAGGACGTGAACCGCAGGTAGAAGAATCTCGTCGTTTATATTTATGGCGTGCTTTCCAGTGCTTACAATGGCATAACGTGGCATTATACAAAGACTTAATTGGGTTAAGTAAAGATTTAGGCTTAGACTTTAATATGATTGCAGCTGCTTATTTAACAAAAGCAGAGCAATTTTTAAGTGGAGCTAACCAATATAAATAA
- the murC gene encoding UDP-N-acetylmuramate--L-alanine ligase produces the protein MSEKYHLIGIKGSGMSALAHILYDMGHEVQGSDIEETLFTQIGLEAKGMTLYPFGKSNIEPDMTVIIGNAFKDDHVEVIQAKQTGAKCVRYHEFLGSLAGGFTSIAISGTHGKTTTTGLLSHVLRLNHPTSYLIGDGTGKGVENSEYFVFEACEYQRHFLAYHPDYAIITNIEHDHPDYFKDIDDVLDAFNTFVSQCKKMVIACGDDPEVKKLKASTKIMTYGFETSNQVIATNVLKNSEGTTFDVLINGEFYHTFVTPFFGDHMILNSLAVITVCYLEGLNPSIVEKDLRLFEGVKRRFAQKAHHDQVIIDDYAHHPTEISVTLKAVRQKYPDRELVAVFQPHTFTRTAAFINEFAESLNLADHIYLTEIFGSARESNGTVDIQTLIDKCHSGHLITKETVNQLHQYPTAVVVFMGAGDIKKYEDAYTRLPWNTEA, from the coding sequence ATGAGTGAAAAATATCATCTCATTGGAATAAAAGGTTCAGGAATGAGTGCATTGGCACATATTTTATATGATATGGGGCATGAAGTTCAAGGTTCAGATATTGAGGAAACTTTATTTACCCAAATCGGATTAGAAGCTAAAGGAATGACTTTATATCCATTTGGAAAATCTAATATTGAACCTGATATGACAGTAATTATTGGAAATGCCTTTAAAGATGATCACGTTGAGGTGATTCAGGCAAAACAAACAGGTGCAAAATGTGTTCGCTATCATGAATTTTTAGGAAGTTTAGCAGGTGGATTTACTTCAATCGCTATCTCAGGAACACATGGAAAAACAACAACAACAGGATTATTATCTCATGTTTTACGTTTAAATCATCCGACGTCATATTTAATCGGTGATGGAACAGGTAAAGGTGTCGAAAATAGTGAATATTTCGTATTCGAAGCCTGTGAATATCAACGTCATTTCTTAGCGTATCATCCTGATTATGCGATTATCACAAATATTGAACATGATCATCCAGATTACTTCAAAGATATTGATGATGTCTTAGATGCTTTCAATACGTTTGTGAGTCAGTGTAAAAAAATGGTGATTGCTTGTGGAGATGATCCAGAAGTTAAAAAGTTAAAAGCTTCAACTAAAATCATGACCTATGGTTTTGAGACTTCAAATCAAGTGATTGCTACAAATGTGTTAAAAAATTCAGAAGGAACAACGTTTGACGTTTTAATTAATGGAGAGTTCTATCATACATTTGTAACACCATTCTTTGGAGATCATATGATTTTAAATAGCTTAGCTGTTATTACTGTTTGCTATCTAGAAGGATTAAATCCATCAATCGTTGAAAAAGATTTACGATTATTTGAAGGGGTAAAACGACGTTTTGCTCAAAAAGCTCATCACGACCAAGTCATCATTGATGATTATGCGCACCATCCAACTGAGATTTCGGTGACATTAAAAGCGGTTCGTCAAAAATACCCAGATCGTGAATTAGTAGCCGTTTTCCAACCGCATACGTTCACTCGTACAGCAGCTTTTATCAATGAGTTTGCTGAAAGTTTAAACTTAGCAGATCATATTTATTTAACAGAAATTTTTGGTTCAGCTCGTGAATCAAATGGAACCGTTGATATTCAAACGTTAATTGATAAATGTCATAGTGGACATTTAATTACGAAGGAAACGGTGAATCAGTTACATCAATATCCAACAGCTGTCGTTGTTTTTATGGGAGCTGGGGATATTAAAAAATATGAAGATGCTTATACACGCTTACCTTGGAACACAGAAGCTTAG
- a CDS encoding VanZ family protein — translation MRVSDIIRLAQDYMGLAIVLVGILGVCFILGYLVIYKKVFKGEKQLSKGRVALMAIFLCYLIVVLGATLGRGGHYDRQEIDFRPFRAYWEAWNNFSLVEWRNIILNICMFVPLGFLLPLMGNIFQNGWMTYLTGFLFSLFIEGVQLIAKRGIVEVDDLINNTVGCMIGYGMVMMVIELFKWFKCKNQNISFVKMGMIQLPLVITLVAFGLIFYSYDQKEFGNLRSAPVFKVNMSNIELITDLSFSNAVTQAAVYAANVGTKADTREVANQWFSYVGATIDDSQIDVYGETIIYYSTDRDYLIWVDFLGLAISFRDWTHWDSPKQAGYTLEEVTEILGTYGITLPKDVIFVDHRDGTYTLEAKMGEVNGYYLDGFIDCTITTDGSIESIRNHMIQYEEYKTVDILSEAQAFMQLKKGNVKEGYLKYLYKSR, via the coding sequence ATGAGAGTTTCAGATATTATAAGATTAGCTCAAGATTATATGGGACTTGCCATTGTTTTAGTTGGAATATTAGGCGTTTGTTTTATTTTAGGGTATTTAGTTATTTATAAGAAAGTTTTTAAAGGGGAAAAACAGTTGTCTAAAGGCAGAGTAGCGTTAATGGCAATTTTTCTTTGCTATTTAATTGTTGTTTTAGGTGCTACTTTAGGAAGAGGAGGGCATTATGATCGACAAGAGATTGATTTTCGTCCTTTTCGAGCGTATTGGGAGGCGTGGAATAATTTTTCACTGGTTGAATGGCGTAATATCATTTTAAATATTTGTATGTTTGTCCCTCTAGGGTTTTTATTACCACTTATGGGAAACATCTTTCAAAACGGATGGATGACTTATTTAACAGGATTTCTATTTTCATTATTCATTGAAGGGGTTCAGCTTATCGCAAAAAGAGGAATTGTTGAAGTGGATGACTTAATTAATAATACCGTGGGGTGTATGATTGGGTATGGAATGGTAATGATGGTGATTGAATTATTTAAGTGGTTTAAGTGTAAAAATCAAAACATATCATTTGTTAAAATGGGGATGATTCAACTACCGCTTGTCATCACACTTGTTGCATTCGGTTTGATTTTTTATTCGTATGATCAGAAAGAATTTGGGAATTTAAGGAGTGCTCCTGTCTTTAAAGTTAATATGTCAAATATTGAGTTAATCACAGACCTTTCTTTTTCAAATGCTGTGACTCAAGCAGCTGTTTATGCTGCAAACGTTGGGACAAAGGCAGACACACGAGAGGTAGCCAATCAATGGTTTTCCTATGTAGGAGCAACGATTGATGACAGTCAAATTGATGTCTATGGTGAGACGATTATTTATTATTCAACCGATCGGGATTATTTGATTTGGGTTGATTTTTTAGGGTTGGCTATTTCGTTTCGGGATTGGACACACTGGGATAGTCCCAAGCAAGCGGGATATACATTAGAAGAAGTGACTGAAATTTTAGGGACATACGGTATTACATTACCTAAGGATGTGATTTTTGTTGATCATAGAGATGGAACTTATACATTAGAAGCGAAAATGGGGGAGGTTAATGGTTATTATTTAGATGGATTTATTGATTGCACGATTACAACTGATGGTTCAATTGAATCGATTAGGAACCATATGATTCAATATGAAGAATATAAAACAGTGGATATCTTATCAGAGGCACAAGCTTTTATGCAGCTGAAAAAGGGAAATGTGAAAGAAGGATACCTTAAGTATTTATATAAGTCCAGATAA
- a CDS encoding YtxH domain-containing protein: MKKRNVFVLGALLGAAAVALLTPKSGKEMQKELLQKVDDVQTKIKDLEVEDVKEAFVAKLDEIKEVVNNFDWESSKADLEVKVNDVKAKLNEMVQRLDEAKETLKDQAELVQDDLEENFTIVIDAVKDNAKDLVDGVKTVVSSVSDDAKVVASSVAEEVKNVATDVVDIATKTEENQGE; encoded by the coding sequence ATGAAAAAAAGAAATGTATTTGTTTTAGGTGCTCTTCTTGGAGCTGCAGCAGTTGCATTATTAACACCAAAATCAGGTAAAGAAATGCAAAAAGAATTATTGCAAAAAGTAGATGACGTTCAAACAAAAATTAAAGATTTAGAAGTTGAAGATGTAAAAGAGGCCTTTGTTGCTAAATTAGATGAAATCAAAGAGGTAGTTAATAACTTCGACTGGGAATCATCTAAAGCTGATCTTGAAGTAAAGGTCAACGATGTGAAAGCAAAATTAAATGAGATGGTTCAACGTTTAGATGAAGCGAAAGAAACATTAAAAGATCAAGCAGAATTAGTTCAAGATGATTTAGAGGAAAACTTTACAATTGTTATTGATGCCGTAAAAGATAATGCAAAAGATCTTGTAGATGGTGTCAAAACCGTTGTTTCAAGCGTTTCTGATGATGCTAAAGTTGTTGCGTCAAGTGTAGCAGAAGAAGTTAAAAATGTAGCAACTGATGTTGTTGATATTGCAACAAAAACAGAAGAAAATCAAGGTGAATAA
- a CDS encoding helix-turn-helix domain-containing protein, whose translation MKQYEYAKNLTYSRLSFSPPLHPGAIIRDKRLHLNLTLSELAEHICNTSTLSKIETGNHKATPLLLSKLYEKLNIIEVPSLQLTNWLDPIRIKVYQHDLIALHQQNLNTSFHYQARLIKFASSVLNKDYVQAQKQILILQKMMRYMSLEELQFYYLFLGRYYMAFTEGLLAKNYYHLSYEIANTITLSDPLLLLSLAEYYSLSNDSFKAGHLAVEALSKFNKYYSLKYTIDCELLLCYEYTKTGLLPKANALLERLCTKLNHSDPYHQRATLFNRYGDYYVAIEDYISAEKMYLQALLEHHVPSETILSLIKLYYHSSQTPKLKRFLTQLQQKEVDFNRQNYLKCQFYYYLVHHPNSDVLRIFLIKEAIPFAKKQHDRLGLELFSKSLFQICQARHKYKEAIHILSELYETS comes from the coding sequence ATGAAACAATACGAGTATGCGAAAAACCTGACCTATTCACGACTCTCTTTTTCTCCCCCGCTTCATCCCGGGGCCATTATTAGGGATAAACGACTTCACCTTAACTTAACCTTAAGTGAACTCGCTGAACATATTTGTAATACGTCTACCCTTTCAAAAATTGAAACTGGTAATCATAAAGCGACACCCTTACTTCTATCTAAACTTTATGAAAAACTAAACATCATTGAGGTTCCTAGTTTACAGCTAACTAATTGGTTAGACCCCATTCGAATTAAGGTTTATCAACATGATTTGATAGCACTACACCAGCAGAATTTAAACACTTCCTTTCATTATCAAGCACGCTTAATTAAGTTTGCATCTTCAGTACTAAATAAAGACTATGTACAAGCCCAAAAGCAAATATTAATATTACAGAAAATGATGAGATATATGTCACTCGAAGAGCTTCAATTTTATTATCTTTTTTTAGGCCGTTACTATATGGCATTCACTGAAGGCCTCTTAGCTAAAAATTACTATCATCTCTCTTACGAAATAGCTAATACAATCACTCTCTCAGATCCACTATTACTTCTATCATTAGCTGAGTATTATTCTTTATCTAACGACTCTTTTAAAGCAGGTCATCTTGCCGTTGAAGCATTATCTAAATTTAATAAATATTACTCGCTAAAATATACAATCGACTGCGAGCTATTACTCTGCTATGAGTACACCAAAACAGGACTTTTACCAAAAGCTAATGCTCTTCTTGAACGTTTATGTACTAAACTTAATCACTCAGACCCCTATCATCAGCGTGCGACTTTATTTAACCGCTATGGAGATTATTATGTTGCTATCGAGGACTATATTTCAGCTGAAAAAATGTACTTGCAAGCCCTACTTGAGCATCATGTCCCATCTGAAACGATTTTATCACTCATCAAACTTTATTATCATTCTTCACAGACACCTAAATTAAAGCGATTCTTAACTCAACTTCAGCAAAAAGAAGTGGATTTTAATCGTCAAAATTATCTAAAGTGTCAATTTTATTACTACTTAGTCCATCATCCTAATTCTGATGTATTACGAATTTTTCTAATTAAAGAAGCAATTCCTTTTGCAAAAAAACAACACGACCGTCTAGGATTAGAACTTTTTTCAAAAAGTTTATTTCAGATTTGCCAAGCGCGGCACAAATATAAGGAAGCAATTCATATCTTATCAGAGCTCTATGAGACTTCATAA
- a CDS encoding GNAT family N-acetyltransferase has translation MFRKLNENDYTKTMDFLGKDPGLNLFQIGDIENYGFDSEIQTVWGSFNENEELTGVLLRYRDNYIPYFKDEELFVSKFREVIQNDERANIISGEAQMVSPFKSCFERYHEREMYFCELKDNLSLKTGQVTIKLATPDDAERIFDLLLMIEEFDTLNRNSADHVRQKLEDQSGRIYFIENEKKEVICTAQTAAENSKSAMVVSVATRKDYRRQGLMTQVLSKLCQDLLNEQKTLCLFYDNPEAGAVYHKLGFKTIGKWKMIVRQP, from the coding sequence ATGTTTAGGAAATTGAATGAAAATGATTACACAAAGACGATGGATTTTTTAGGTAAAGATCCTGGGCTTAATTTATTTCAGATTGGTGATATTGAAAACTATGGATTTGATTCGGAGATTCAAACCGTTTGGGGAAGTTTTAATGAAAATGAGGAATTAACGGGAGTCTTATTACGTTATCGAGACAATTATATTCCTTATTTTAAAGATGAAGAGCTATTTGTTTCAAAGTTTAGAGAAGTTATTCAAAACGATGAGCGAGCTAACATTATATCTGGTGAAGCACAGATGGTAAGTCCGTTTAAATCTTGCTTTGAACGATATCATGAGAGAGAGATGTATTTTTGTGAATTAAAGGATAATCTATCCTTAAAAACAGGGCAAGTAACTATTAAATTGGCAACACCTGATGATGCCGAGCGTATCTTTGATTTATTATTGATGATTGAGGAGTTTGATACTTTAAATCGAAATTCTGCTGATCATGTGCGTCAAAAGCTTGAAGATCAATCAGGACGCATTTATTTTATTGAGAATGAGAAAAAAGAAGTGATTTGTACTGCTCAAACAGCAGCTGAAAACTCTAAATCTGCGATGGTAGTTAGTGTTGCGACACGTAAAGATTATCGACGTCAAGGATTAATGACGCAAGTGTTATCTAAATTATGTCAAGATTTATTAAATGAACAGAAGACACTTTGTTTGTTTTATGATAACCCTGAAGCCGGAGCCGTTTATCATAAATTAGGGTTTAAAACGATAGGAAAGTGGAAGATGATTGTTCGCCAGCCATAA
- a CDS encoding Mrp/NBP35 family ATP-binding protein: MSLKEQIKHEIEQLVDPSTNKTLGEQNSLRHLVVDEEDSIVTAIIAIGLTKGPEEKTLSRQLAKLIKIDHKFRGIKVQFEELPHEKEESDNQKKTVYIAVTSGKGGVGKSTVTANLAVALARLGKKVGIIDADIYGPSIPHIFEMKKEGFQMAENNKIYPPVAFNIPVISTEFFLEDDQPLMWRGPMLNRMLNHFFNDVAWDENLDFMLIDLPPGTGDVAIDIQKLIPEAHVIVVTTPHPTASHIAVKSGYMAKTLKHNILGVVENMSYYINPVSGAHDAIFGSGGGDLVASQLEVDLLASLPIGQPQNELSHSIFSPEEEIGIAYLGLANKVLKALK; encoded by the coding sequence ATGAGTTTAAAAGAGCAAATTAAACATGAGATCGAACAGTTAGTTGATCCTAGCACAAATAAAACATTAGGTGAACAAAATAGCCTTCGCCACTTAGTTGTTGACGAAGAAGATTCAATTGTGACAGCGATTATTGCGATTGGATTAACAAAAGGACCAGAAGAAAAAACATTATCTCGTCAATTAGCGAAGTTAATTAAAATCGACCATAAGTTCCGTGGGATCAAAGTTCAATTTGAAGAGCTTCCTCATGAAAAAGAGGAATCAGATAACCAAAAGAAAACTGTTTATATTGCCGTGACGTCTGGTAAAGGTGGCGTTGGAAAATCAACGGTTACAGCTAACTTAGCGGTTGCCTTAGCCCGCTTAGGAAAGAAAGTCGGAATTATTGATGCGGATATTTATGGACCAAGTATTCCACACATCTTTGAAATGAAAAAAGAAGGATTCCAAATGGCAGAAAATAATAAAATTTATCCACCAGTAGCCTTCAATATTCCAGTTATCTCAACAGAATTCTTCTTAGAAGATGATCAACCTTTAATGTGGCGTGGACCGATGCTTAACCGTATGTTAAATCATTTCTTCAACGATGTGGCATGGGATGAAAACTTAGACTTTATGTTAATCGACTTACCTCCGGGAACAGGAGATGTTGCCATCGATATTCAAAAATTAATTCCTGAAGCTCATGTCATCGTCGTTACAACACCTCATCCAACAGCTTCACACATCGCTGTTAAATCAGGATACATGGCTAAGACATTAAAACATAATATCTTAGGAGTTGTTGAAAACATGTCTTACTACATCAATCCAGTGAGCGGAGCTCATGATGCTATCTTTGGTTCAGGGGGTGGAGATTTAGTTGCTTCTCAATTAGAAGTTGACTTATTAGCCTCTTTACCAATCGGACAACCACAAAATGAATTATCGCATTCAATCTTCTCACCAGAAGAGGAAATTGGAATTGCTTATTTAGGACTTGCTAATAAAGTATTAAAAGCATTAAAATAA
- a CDS encoding YceD family protein has product MKWAIAQLIKQGSKVFEIDELVDFSDIVNAHDEIRKLSKVKVTGTGQLQGKKVVFNLHIEGTMTLACALTLDDVEYPFDYDSVEVFVLDADLYEEGEDEYLVTGTTIELAPVIWQNILLQKPLRVVKEGAYEEMKKKGIEFETEEDLHESEAEPKVDPRLAVLSKLLNDTQDN; this is encoded by the coding sequence ATGAAATGGGCTATTGCTCAACTTATAAAACAAGGTTCCAAAGTTTTTGAAATTGACGAATTAGTTGATTTCTCAGACATTGTGAACGCACATGATGAAATTCGTAAATTGTCAAAAGTTAAAGTGACAGGAACAGGACAACTTCAAGGCAAAAAGGTAGTGTTTAATCTTCATATCGAAGGAACAATGACATTAGCTTGTGCCTTAACACTTGATGATGTAGAATACCCATTTGATTACGATTCCGTTGAAGTCTTCGTATTAGATGCGGATCTATATGAAGAAGGTGAAGATGAGTATCTTGTAACTGGAACAACGATTGAACTTGCACCGGTTATTTGGCAAAATATTTTGCTTCAAAAACCTTTACGTGTCGTAAAAGAAGGTGCTTACGAAGAAATGAAGAAAAAAGGAATCGAATTTGAAACAGAAGAAGATTTGCACGAATCAGAAGCTGAACCAAAAGTCGATCCACGATTAGCGGTTTTATCAAAATTGCTAAATGATACTCAAGATAACTAG
- the rpmF gene encoding 50S ribosomal protein L32 translates to MAVPQRRTSKTAKRKRRTHFKLEVPGMVACPQCGEMKLSHRVCGTCGTYKGREVVKTEE, encoded by the coding sequence ATGGCTGTACCACAAAGAAGAACATCTAAAACTGCAAAGCGTAAACGTCGTACTCACTTCAAATTAGAAGTACCAGGTATGGTAGCTTGCCCACAATGTGGAGAAATGAAATTATCTCACCGTGTATGCGGAACTTGCGGAACTTACAAAGGACGCGAAGTAGTTAAAACTGAAGAATAA